The following proteins come from a genomic window of Polyangiaceae bacterium:
- a CDS encoding tetratricopeptide repeat protein: protein MHSQTIRTALGQLQDDPDSQDAWDSLQSSTEAEDRDLEADELLKLLSRARAMHAERGEVDAVAGLLAIEVAVAKGSGGEVELLRERARVLSELLLDQESALAALRRLLELAPGDVAATEIVAEAEGKREKWKDLVETYSQEAEQAPDDVYKSSMLMRAAEMELRFGGADADDAAIIERLEQAVRLDPTNVRAGRMLERIYGQQGRWEEVTRVLERLADRAEIAADRVACGVRLARLHRRKLNDAERAAKAYERVLKDRSDHAEAMSFLSEYYEGAERWDELVALYERDLKAKDLTNPERLGDMLQIAMLYWKRAARPKDAEAWFERIAKLEPAHPGMLDFYREYAAELSDDGRLMDVLSNAQRAMKDGPDKTALASEIARLAEGQANAQKAIEQYKGVLRQDPDNTEARDALKRLYKQTQGYNALVELLRQQLERVDANDYEVRIGILREVATVYRQYIKSDTALVSVLNQIVQLDEKLDEKDVDEVRELVALYEKLGRWRDLLTNQLRLAEITSDVEEKKELFRSAARRWLEQFSNVQNAIEAYEALLTTDATDTEARERLHELYRKRRAWPALYELYEKELADAQGERAIPVLKEMAQLAAERLNRSADAVTLYKRILELDPGRKEALDALERHAERAKDWATLADVLERRVAATEDDAERLNVLSRLGGVYADHLDDAERAASAWRRVLELSPGHHRALRVLRESYLAGGDYDGLSELYGSQNDWEGLVEVLSNAADRAKDDESKVELSYRAASVYEDKLGQPDRAFRSYERILATRPSDVRAARALIPLYEEDEKWARLPALYELLLTQAERDEQLALLEKIIDITGHRLSDRKAAAAYAAKAYEIAPERDDVLVRFEEASRVAGAFEPFAQALETRLAGAAGDPPAEPAVSERSGRKKKKKKGGERAPAPSGGGLQEDERRRLELKLARVYSDDLGRTEEAVATYKRILERDPSDDEAAAALEVLLRRDDRRDDLRWLLELRVTNAPSNTARAQILGEWATLEEEVFESAERAVALHRRVLEADPADLASLRALPRLLMDAGDAAGAARVIEQHRDQLAGEERAQREVELSEIHLNKLDAHLPALEAAVRALELDPGNARAMSVLEKLMDREDTRARAAEVLAQQYATGGEARREVQALVVMLEQVTDDEEKKTLYTRLADVHEEKLGAYGNALDAILAAVRAYPTELGFWDRAESLAVLAGRPTDLGEAFREVLRGELESDVEIELCERAAGLHEDRLGDPIGATPYLEKVLALQPGNERAFSRLKDILTAAERWGELESLYDRASQATDDPIRKTEMLVEVALICEEIIEDAPKATSYYERILEAEPTHDVAIRALDRLYAKQERHSDLARLLERRLETAAGDELLELKLRLSRLQLDKLHEPDKAVFHVEDVLQERPNDYDGRELAEKLLEIGSMRGRAARMLESVYEARDEIRDLVRVLGIRLEELDAAIEKEPDDTALADERRDLLRRVATLRDERMHDDDGALDALARLVPMDPLDSDARERLLEIGRRVGAHARVAEVLTKAADAADTPGLKGEILMKVAMIYEELLSDRDQAEVTYRRVLTLDDSDAELVLPAARALERIYVAGEQHEKLAEVLRTQVKMEQDGDVRKQLFGRLGELCQEVLGDHPGAIDAWRSRVEENPADELGLAALDRLYEEAERWRDLVDVMARRRDVSEETGLRRKLLVRSADVLASKLDSPAEAIDAWVAVLDEYGPDSEVLSSLEKLYRTTEQWDELADTYERHLDLVEADADRLDILAKLGDLRREHLSDIEGALEVYRRALTLDAGHEASRAALKSLLSSDDSRWRREAAEILHPIYETDGEHAALLDVLEIEVSTSEDLFHKLEGLEKCIQISETSLQDPGKAFGYAERAVRDAAGHTELAPWLEHIERLAAATNRQADYVKILTEVVADIFDGEVQLEVTLKIADLARHQLADRELAKEYYQKALDLRSDERRALAALESLYEEAGDAQNLLEILERRADVVETDDERKTLMFRRARLLADVLDDNARAIEVYEAILDDGLDQNAIDALESLYTLEERWSELTDLYQRQLDAASDPEPMLHVKIARVASQRQNDVGRAFDELERALEIEKQHDAAIEELERLLANAAEAEHRARAASILEPVYLSRADFEKVMSAIKARLEYEQDPAERRELLSRLAQLYEEQKEDYSSALETTAKLLHEDLADESTVQELERLAKVAGAEKRLAEVYAAELAELPGDDDNSAKLARRTGELFTELGDLDQGLSFYRRALAFDPESRELFDAIDRILRQTNAHEERVELYRSALDHRFEPAERLAALHTIAELLEKELDRKDDAIDTHRSALDVDEQDEVSLDALTSLYRGAERWDDLAELYLRRAELASDMERAAVHRLALAQLLRGSIGDTDRAIDQLEEIVRTVPSNSAAVKELETLLDDDIYKERVVEILRPLYEGTDDWRRLIKLNEERYALAESAPEQVAVLRETAELWESRGQDPDRARRALGVAFELDPDDGDVRSEYERLVEVTGNWDNLAKAYESAVEKHPDMLAKREVLAKLAEVHDQRRDDPRAALDAYERLRQTDETDPAPLAKMEQLATLLSDWQVLVGVLKSKAELSLDDEERASLWRRIGEAKRDMLEDQEGAIAAYERALELEPDSAFTVDCLIELREASGEAEPLVELYERRVELTDADDADLRYELLTSAAQVHEEKLADKPRAIEMLRRALDAKADDSRVITALGRLYRAEEMWPELLDNLRLEASRAEDAAERARLRRETGDILADKLSSWDEALDAYRMVLDDTPEDEASVRAVLTIGREHDDLRDTVTGILVPVLRSTTRWALLPEVLEMRLSVETEPTVRAETLRAIAETHETHLGQPAEALSALLRALGERPDAADLHGDIERLAEASSGWQRYADALGERAQSTFDPEVGKDLYARLGRIAEERLKDSPRAIEAYVRAVEQAGDQPELLAALDRLYTQTEDYPSLSDILERRVVAEESDADQAELYHRLGVVQAERFEEPARALGSFRMALERKPDHEGAARELEKLTDQRDLFEEAAEVLEGVYRASGRTDRLAALYEKRVGFAETPGERIDMRRSLAKVLEDDCSDAAAAQRVLSQGLSDDPSDPALLDELERLAPVTGDWESASTALAKAIEDKPDLLPDSARDLCVRLATWRRDRMQDLEGAEQALHKALEFDAQSDEVLVLIEQLQRSPGRERDLVATLRRRAKLQLDTERKEELYREAKELASVAGDGELSEAVLRELLEADDTNLWALGELTELCEAKGDWKETFDLLVRRSELRAQGDVVRELRHRAASIARDKLESPEQAISIYDQLFEDDPTDKEASTALRGLYTATGRFEDSGRLLERLIDLEESPEERGTLRLELAKLNEEQFEAPDRAIDILRAVLDEEPSRSEAVVALSELYEKTERDEELADLLTAQIAAAVERGDVDAELTFRVRLGEIYDSRLSDRPKAIAAYREVLERQADHRGALEALARLYQADESYKDAAEILDRLLAMSEGEEAVRLALSLADAHDKLGNPEATARALERGLEVDAKNEALRDRLRALYQQTSAWEKLAELIAQDADFAESDGDKIALYRRAAEIHEVERKDPAKAAELLEKASALAPEDREILLALCDAYSASGRGKAAAEVLEKIVESYGGKRSKELGEIHRRLADAYLADGMTEKALEELDRAFRIEPGNVQVLRKLGMVALEAEDLKKAQQMFRALLLQKLDDSSPITKAEVFMYLGDVHDKMGEKSKAIQMLERAVQSDDKLERAAQRLAELKGG from the coding sequence ATGCACTCGCAGACCATCCGAACGGCTCTCGGACAGCTTCAGGACGACCCCGATTCCCAGGATGCCTGGGACTCCCTACAAAGCTCCACTGAGGCCGAGGATCGGGACCTCGAGGCAGACGAGCTTCTCAAGCTGCTCTCCCGGGCGCGGGCGATGCACGCCGAGCGCGGCGAGGTGGACGCGGTGGCGGGATTGCTCGCCATCGAGGTCGCGGTCGCCAAGGGCAGCGGCGGCGAGGTGGAGCTCCTGCGCGAGCGGGCGCGCGTACTCTCGGAGCTGCTCTTGGATCAGGAGAGCGCCTTGGCGGCGCTGCGGCGCTTGCTCGAGCTCGCCCCGGGAGACGTAGCTGCCACGGAGATCGTCGCCGAGGCCGAGGGCAAGCGCGAGAAGTGGAAAGATCTCGTCGAGACCTACTCCCAGGAGGCGGAGCAGGCGCCGGACGACGTCTACAAGAGCTCGATGCTCATGCGCGCAGCCGAGATGGAGCTGCGCTTCGGTGGAGCGGACGCCGACGACGCCGCGATCATCGAGCGCTTGGAGCAGGCGGTGCGCCTGGACCCGACCAACGTCCGGGCGGGGCGCATGCTGGAGCGCATCTACGGACAGCAGGGGCGCTGGGAAGAAGTGACGCGGGTGCTCGAGCGCCTGGCGGATCGCGCCGAGATCGCGGCGGACCGCGTCGCGTGTGGCGTGCGTTTGGCGCGGCTCCATCGTCGCAAGCTGAACGACGCGGAGCGGGCCGCGAAGGCCTACGAGCGCGTGCTCAAGGATCGCTCGGATCACGCCGAGGCGATGTCGTTCCTCAGCGAATACTACGAGGGCGCCGAGCGCTGGGACGAGCTGGTGGCGCTGTACGAGCGCGACCTGAAGGCCAAGGATCTGACCAACCCCGAGCGGCTCGGGGACATGCTGCAGATCGCGATGCTGTACTGGAAGCGCGCCGCGCGGCCGAAGGACGCCGAGGCCTGGTTCGAGCGCATTGCCAAGCTCGAGCCGGCTCACCCCGGCATGCTCGACTTCTACCGGGAGTACGCCGCCGAGCTGAGTGACGACGGTCGTTTGATGGACGTGCTGTCCAACGCTCAGCGGGCAATGAAAGACGGGCCCGACAAGACCGCCCTGGCATCGGAGATCGCGCGGCTGGCGGAAGGTCAGGCCAACGCTCAGAAGGCCATCGAGCAGTACAAGGGCGTGCTGCGCCAGGACCCGGACAACACCGAGGCGCGAGACGCGCTGAAGCGCCTGTACAAGCAGACACAGGGCTACAATGCGCTGGTCGAGCTCCTGCGGCAGCAGCTCGAGCGAGTGGACGCCAACGACTACGAGGTCCGCATCGGCATCCTGCGCGAGGTCGCCACGGTGTATCGCCAATACATCAAGAGCGATACGGCGCTGGTGAGCGTTCTCAACCAGATCGTGCAGCTCGACGAGAAGCTCGACGAAAAGGACGTGGACGAGGTCCGCGAGCTGGTGGCGCTGTACGAGAAGCTCGGGCGCTGGCGCGACCTCCTCACCAATCAGCTTCGCCTTGCGGAGATCACTTCCGACGTCGAGGAGAAGAAGGAGCTGTTTCGCTCCGCTGCGCGGCGCTGGCTGGAGCAGTTCTCCAACGTCCAGAACGCCATCGAGGCCTACGAAGCCCTGCTCACCACGGACGCCACGGACACCGAGGCGCGAGAGCGGCTGCACGAGCTCTACCGCAAGCGCCGCGCGTGGCCCGCGCTGTACGAGCTGTACGAAAAGGAGCTGGCCGACGCCCAGGGGGAGCGCGCCATCCCGGTGCTCAAGGAGATGGCCCAGCTGGCGGCGGAGCGTCTGAACCGCAGCGCCGACGCGGTCACGCTGTACAAGCGCATTTTGGAGCTGGACCCCGGTCGCAAGGAGGCGCTGGACGCCTTGGAGCGCCATGCCGAGCGCGCCAAGGATTGGGCCACCCTGGCGGACGTCCTCGAGCGCCGCGTGGCCGCCACGGAAGACGACGCCGAGCGTCTCAACGTGCTTTCGCGTCTGGGCGGCGTGTACGCCGATCACCTGGACGACGCGGAGCGCGCTGCCAGCGCTTGGCGCCGCGTGCTCGAGCTGTCGCCGGGACACCACCGCGCCCTGCGCGTTCTTCGCGAGTCGTATCTCGCGGGCGGCGACTATGACGGCCTGTCCGAGTTGTACGGGTCGCAGAACGACTGGGAAGGGCTGGTCGAGGTCCTGAGCAACGCTGCCGATCGCGCCAAGGACGACGAGTCAAAGGTGGAGCTGTCGTATCGCGCCGCGTCGGTTTACGAAGACAAGCTCGGCCAGCCGGATCGAGCCTTCCGTTCCTACGAGCGCATTCTCGCGACCCGTCCTTCGGACGTGCGCGCCGCGCGAGCCCTCATCCCGCTGTACGAAGAGGACGAGAAGTGGGCGCGGCTGCCCGCCCTGTACGAGCTACTGCTGACTCAGGCGGAGCGTGACGAGCAGCTGGCGCTGCTCGAGAAGATCATCGACATCACGGGCCATCGGCTGTCGGATCGCAAGGCGGCCGCGGCCTACGCCGCCAAGGCCTACGAGATCGCGCCGGAGCGCGACGACGTCCTGGTGCGATTCGAAGAGGCGTCCCGCGTCGCGGGTGCCTTCGAGCCCTTCGCTCAGGCGTTGGAAACGCGTCTGGCCGGCGCCGCCGGCGATCCCCCGGCGGAGCCCGCGGTCAGCGAGCGGAGCGGTCGCAAGAAGAAGAAGAAGAAGGGCGGCGAGCGGGCTCCTGCGCCCAGCGGCGGAGGCCTGCAGGAGGACGAGCGTCGTCGCCTCGAGCTGAAGCTCGCTCGGGTTTACTCCGACGACTTGGGGCGGACGGAAGAGGCCGTGGCGACCTACAAACGGATCCTCGAGCGGGATCCGTCGGACGACGAAGCCGCCGCCGCGCTCGAGGTGTTGCTGCGCCGTGATGATCGGCGGGACGACTTGCGCTGGTTGCTCGAGCTGAGAGTGACCAACGCCCCCTCGAACACCGCTCGGGCTCAGATCCTCGGAGAGTGGGCGACGCTGGAAGAAGAGGTGTTCGAGTCGGCGGAGCGTGCGGTGGCGCTGCATCGCCGCGTGCTCGAGGCGGACCCTGCGGACCTCGCTTCGTTGCGGGCGCTTCCGCGCCTGCTGATGGACGCCGGCGATGCCGCGGGTGCGGCACGCGTCATCGAGCAACATCGCGATCAGCTGGCGGGGGAAGAGCGGGCTCAGCGCGAAGTGGAGCTCTCCGAAATCCACCTGAACAAGCTCGACGCGCACCTCCCCGCCTTGGAGGCCGCGGTTCGTGCTCTGGAGCTGGATCCCGGCAATGCCCGGGCCATGTCCGTGCTCGAGAAGCTGATGGACCGCGAGGACACGCGTGCCCGAGCCGCAGAGGTGCTGGCTCAGCAGTACGCCACCGGCGGAGAGGCTCGGCGCGAGGTTCAGGCGTTGGTCGTGATGCTGGAGCAGGTCACGGACGACGAAGAGAAGAAGACCCTGTACACGCGCCTGGCGGACGTTCACGAAGAGAAGCTCGGCGCCTACGGCAACGCCCTCGATGCCATCTTGGCGGCAGTGCGCGCCTATCCCACGGAGCTCGGGTTCTGGGATCGCGCGGAGTCTCTTGCCGTGCTCGCGGGGCGGCCTACGGATCTAGGCGAAGCGTTTCGCGAGGTGTTGCGCGGCGAGCTCGAGTCGGACGTGGAAATCGAGCTGTGCGAGCGCGCGGCGGGGCTGCACGAAGATCGCTTGGGCGATCCCATCGGTGCCACGCCCTATCTCGAGAAGGTGCTCGCGCTCCAGCCCGGAAACGAGCGCGCTTTCTCGCGGCTGAAGGACATCCTCACGGCCGCCGAGCGCTGGGGCGAGCTGGAGTCCCTCTACGACCGCGCGTCGCAGGCCACGGACGATCCGATCCGAAAGACCGAGATGCTCGTGGAGGTCGCGCTGATCTGCGAGGAGATCATCGAGGACGCTCCCAAGGCGACCAGCTACTACGAACGCATCCTGGAAGCGGAGCCTACGCACGACGTGGCCATTCGTGCGCTCGATCGCCTGTACGCGAAGCAGGAGCGTCATTCGGATTTGGCGCGCCTCTTGGAGCGGCGACTGGAAACCGCGGCGGGTGACGAGCTGCTCGAGCTGAAGCTCCGGCTGAGTCGCCTGCAGCTCGATAAGCTCCACGAGCCCGACAAGGCCGTCTTCCACGTCGAGGACGTGCTTCAGGAGCGCCCCAACGACTACGACGGTCGTGAGCTGGCCGAGAAGCTCCTCGAGATCGGCAGCATGCGCGGTCGTGCCGCTCGGATGCTGGAATCCGTGTACGAGGCCCGGGACGAGATCCGCGACCTGGTACGGGTGCTCGGCATCCGGCTGGAGGAGTTGGACGCGGCCATCGAGAAGGAGCCGGACGACACCGCGCTGGCCGACGAGCGGCGCGACTTGCTTCGCCGCGTGGCCACGCTCCGGGACGAGCGCATGCACGACGACGACGGCGCGCTCGACGCCCTCGCGCGTCTGGTGCCGATGGATCCGCTGGATTCCGATGCGCGCGAACGGCTGCTGGAGATCGGTCGTCGCGTGGGCGCCCACGCCCGGGTGGCAGAAGTGCTCACCAAGGCCGCCGACGCAGCGGACACGCCCGGCCTCAAGGGTGAGATCCTGATGAAGGTCGCGATGATCTACGAGGAGCTGCTCTCGGATCGCGACCAGGCCGAGGTGACCTATCGGCGCGTGCTCACCCTCGACGACAGCGACGCCGAGCTGGTGCTGCCCGCCGCGCGCGCGCTGGAGCGCATCTACGTCGCCGGAGAGCAGCACGAGAAGCTCGCGGAGGTGCTCCGCACGCAAGTCAAGATGGAGCAGGACGGCGACGTGCGAAAGCAGCTCTTCGGCCGTCTCGGCGAGCTGTGCCAGGAAGTGCTCGGCGATCATCCGGGCGCCATCGACGCTTGGCGCTCTCGGGTGGAGGAGAACCCCGCGGACGAGCTCGGGCTGGCGGCGCTCGACCGTCTGTACGAAGAGGCCGAGCGCTGGCGTGATCTGGTCGACGTCATGGCTCGCCGTCGTGACGTGAGCGAGGAGACGGGCCTCCGCCGGAAGCTCTTGGTCCGCTCGGCGGACGTGCTGGCCAGCAAGCTCGACAGCCCCGCCGAGGCCATCGACGCCTGGGTCGCGGTGTTGGACGAGTACGGGCCGGACTCCGAGGTGCTGTCTTCGCTCGAGAAGCTGTACCGAACCACGGAGCAGTGGGACGAGCTGGCGGACACCTACGAGCGGCATCTGGACCTGGTGGAGGCGGACGCCGATCGCCTCGACATCCTGGCCAAGCTCGGCGACCTGCGGCGCGAGCATCTGAGTGACATCGAAGGTGCGCTGGAGGTGTACCGCCGTGCGCTGACGCTGGACGCCGGCCACGAGGCCAGCCGCGCGGCTCTCAAGTCGCTGCTGTCTTCCGACGATTCCCGCTGGCGTCGTGAAGCAGCGGAGATCCTGCATCCCATCTACGAGACGGACGGCGAGCATGCGGCCCTGTTGGACGTGCTCGAGATCGAGGTCAGCACCAGCGAGGACTTGTTCCACAAGCTGGAGGGCCTCGAAAAGTGCATCCAGATTTCGGAGACGTCCCTCCAAGATCCCGGCAAGGCGTTCGGCTACGCGGAGCGCGCCGTTCGCGATGCCGCGGGGCACACGGAGCTCGCTCCGTGGCTCGAGCACATCGAGCGGCTTGCAGCTGCGACCAATCGTCAAGCGGATTACGTGAAGATCCTCACGGAGGTCGTCGCGGACATTTTCGACGGCGAGGTGCAGCTGGAGGTCACGCTCAAGATCGCGGACCTCGCACGCCATCAGCTCGCCGACCGGGAGCTGGCCAAGGAGTACTACCAGAAGGCGCTGGATCTCCGTTCCGACGAGCGGCGAGCTCTCGCTGCCCTGGAATCCCTGTACGAGGAGGCCGGGGACGCGCAGAACCTGCTGGAGATCCTGGAGCGTCGCGCGGACGTCGTCGAGACCGACGACGAGCGCAAGACGCTGATGTTCCGCCGTGCGCGCTTGCTCGCCGACGTGCTGGACGACAACGCGCGCGCCATCGAGGTCTACGAGGCTATCCTCGACGATGGCCTCGACCAAAACGCGATCGACGCATTGGAGTCGCTGTACACGCTCGAGGAGCGCTGGAGCGAGCTCACGGATCTGTATCAGCGGCAGCTGGATGCAGCGTCCGATCCGGAGCCCATGCTCCACGTCAAGATCGCGCGGGTGGCCTCGCAGCGTCAGAACGACGTTGGCCGTGCCTTCGACGAGCTGGAGCGCGCGCTCGAGATCGAGAAGCAGCACGACGCGGCGATCGAAGAGCTCGAGCGACTGCTCGCGAACGCCGCGGAGGCGGAGCATCGTGCGCGCGCGGCGTCGATCCTCGAACCCGTCTACCTCTCGAGAGCGGACTTCGAGAAGGTGATGTCCGCCATCAAGGCGCGGCTGGAGTACGAGCAGGATCCGGCGGAGCGGCGGGAGCTCTTGAGCCGGCTGGCGCAGCTCTACGAAGAGCAGAAGGAAGACTACTCCTCGGCTCTGGAGACCACGGCGAAGCTCCTCCACGAGGACCTCGCGGACGAGAGCACCGTTCAGGAGCTGGAGCGCCTCGCCAAGGTAGCGGGCGCGGAGAAGCGCTTGGCGGAGGTCTATGCCGCCGAGCTGGCCGAGCTGCCCGGGGACGACGACAACAGCGCGAAGCTCGCGCGTCGCACGGGCGAGCTCTTCACCGAGCTCGGCGATCTCGATCAGGGCCTCTCGTTCTACCGTCGGGCGCTGGCGTTCGATCCCGAGAGTCGTGAGCTGTTCGACGCCATCGACCGCATCTTGCGGCAGACGAACGCGCACGAAGAGCGCGTGGAGCTGTACCGCTCGGCGCTCGACCACCGCTTCGAGCCGGCGGAGCGCCTCGCGGCGCTACACACCATCGCGGAGTTGCTCGAGAAGGAGCTCGACCGCAAGGACGACGCCATCGATACCCATCGTTCCGCGCTGGACGTGGACGAGCAAGACGAGGTGTCGCTCGACGCATTGACCTCGCTGTACCGCGGCGCGGAGCGCTGGGACGACCTGGCCGAGCTGTACCTGCGGCGAGCGGAGCTCGCTTCCGACATGGAGCGAGCAGCGGTGCATCGCCTAGCCCTGGCGCAGCTCCTCAGAGGGAGCATTGGTGACACGGATCGTGCCATCGACCAGCTGGAGGAGATCGTCCGCACGGTCCCGTCCAACTCGGCAGCCGTCAAAGAGCTCGAGACCTTGCTCGACGACGACATCTACAAGGAGCGCGTGGTCGAAATCCTACGCCCGTTGTACGAGGGTACGGACGACTGGCGGCGGCTGATCAAGCTGAACGAGGAACGCTACGCGCTGGCGGAGAGCGCTCCCGAGCAGGTCGCCGTGCTGCGCGAGACGGCGGAGCTGTGGGAGAGCCGCGGTCAGGATCCGGATCGCGCCCGTCGCGCTCTGGGGGTGGCCTTCGAGCTGGACCCCGACGACGGGGACGTACGTTCCGAGTACGAGCGCTTGGTCGAGGTCACCGGCAATTGGGACAATCTGGCGAAGGCCTACGAATCTGCCGTCGAAAAGCACCCGGACATGCTGGCAAAACGCGAGGTGCTGGCCAAGCTCGCAGAGGTGCACGATCAGCGCCGCGATGACCCGCGCGCAGCCCTGGATGCCTACGAGCGCCTGCGGCAGACCGACGAGACGGACCCGGCGCCGCTCGCCAAGATGGAGCAGCTGGCCACGCTGCTGAGCGACTGGCAGGTCCTGGTCGGGGTGTTGAAGTCCAAGGCGGAGCTGTCGCTGGACGACGAAGAGCGCGCAAGCCTCTGGCGTCGCATCGGCGAGGCGAAGCGGGACATGCTCGAAGACCAGGAAGGCGCGATTGCCGCCTACGAGCGGGCCCTGGAGCTGGAACCGGACAGCGCCTTCACGGTCGATTGCCTGATCGAGCTGCGGGAGGCGAGCGGCGAGGCGGAGCCGTTGGTGGAGCTGTACGAGCGTCGGGTGGAGCTCACCGACGCGGACGACGCGGATCTTCGCTACGAGCTGCTCACCAGCGCGGCCCAAGTCCACGAAGAGAAGCTCGCGGACAAGCCCCGAGCCATAGAGATGCTGCGGCGAGCGTTGGATGCCAAGGCAGATGACTCACGAGTGATCACCGCGCTCGGGCGCCTGTACCGCGCCGAAGAGATGTGGCCCGAGTTGCTCGACAACCTGCGTTTGGAAGCCAGCCGTGCCGAGGACGCCGCCGAGCGCGCCCGGCTGCGGCGGGAGACGGGCGACATCCTGGCGGACAAGCTGAGCTCATGGGACGAGGCCCTCGACGCCTACCGCATGGTGCTGGACGACACGCCGGAGGACGAGGCGTCGGTTCGTGCGGTGCTCACCATCGGGCGTGAGCACGACGACCTCAGGGATACCGTAACGGGGATCTTGGTGCCGGTGCTGCGCAGCACGACTCGCTGGGCGCTGTTGCCGGAGGTGCTCGAAATGCGCCTCAGCGTCGAAACCGAGCCCACGGTGCGGGCGGAAACGCTGCGGGCCATCGCCGAGACCCACGAAACTCACCTTGGCCAGCCCGCGGAAGCCTTGTCCGCGCTGCTGCGTGCGCTGGGGGAGCGCCCCGACGCGGCGGATCTGCACGGCGACATCGAACGCTTGGCGGAAGCGAGCAGCGGCTGGCAGCGCTACGCCGATGCACTCGGCGAGCGTGCCCAGTCCACCTTCGACCCGGAGGTGGGCAAGGACCTCTACGCACGACTCGGTCGCATTGCAGAGGAGCGTTTGAAGGACTCCCCCCGCGCCATCGAGGCCTACGTGCGTGCGGTGGAGCAAGCAGGGGATCAGCCGGAGCTCCTCGCTGCGCTGGATCGCTTGTACACCCAGACCGAGGACTATCCCTCGCTGTCGGACATCCTGGAGCGTCGGGTCGTGGCGGAGGAATCCGACGCGGATCAGGCCGAGCTCTACCATCGCCTCGGCGTGGTGCAGGCGGAGCGCTTCGAAGAACCCGCCCGAGCACTGGGTTCGTTCCGAATGGCCCTCGAGCGCAAGCCGGATCACGAAGGCGCGGCCCGCGAGCTGGAGAAGCTCACGGACCAGCGCGACCTGTTCGAGGAAGCCGCGGAGGTGCTGGAGGGCGTGTACCGAGCCTCTGGGCGCACGGATCGCCTCGCTGCGCTGTACGAGAAGCGTGTCGGCTTTGCCGAGACGCCCGGCGAGCGCATCGACATGCGCCGTAGTCTGGCCAAGGTCTTGGAAGACGACTGCTCGGACGCCGCCGCGGCGCAGCGGGTGCTGTCCCAAGGCCTGAGCGACGATCCGTCCGATCCTGCGCTGCTCGACGAGCTCGAGCGGTTGGCGCCGGTGACGGGTGATTGGGAAAGCGCCAGCACGGCCTTGGCAAAGGCCATAGAAGACAAGCCGGACCTGTTGCCCGACAGTGCTCGCGATCTGTGCGTGCGGCTTGCCACTTGGCGGCGGGACCGGATGCAGGATCTCGAAGGCGCAGAGCAGGCCTTGCACAAGGCACTGGAGTTCGATGCTCAGAGCGACGAGGTGCTGGTGCTCATCGAGCAGCTGCAACGCTCGCCGGGACGTGAGCGGGATCTGGTCGCCACTCTGCGCCGTCGCGCCAAGCTGCAGCTCGACACTGAACGCAAGGAAGAGCTCTACCGGGAGGCCAAAGAGCTGGCGTCCGTGGCGGGGGACGGGGAGCTGTCGGAAGCGGTGTTGCGCGAGCTGTTGGAAGCCGACGACACGAACCTGTGGGCCCTCGGCGAGCTGACCGAGCTGTGCGAGGCGAAGGGCGACTGGAAGGAGACCTTCGACCTCCTCGTGCGTCGCAGTGAGCTGCGCGCCCAGGGCGACGTCGTGCGCGAGCTGCGTCACCGCGCAGCTTCCATCGCGCGGGACAAGCTGGAGAGCCCCGAGCAGGCAATCTCGATCTACGACCAGTTGTTCGAAGATGACCCGACGGACAAGGAAGCGTCGACGGCGCTGCGCGGCCTGTACACCGCCACGGGTCGTTTCGAGGACTCGGGCCGCTTGCTCGAGCGCTTGATCGACCTGGAAGAAAGCCCCGAAGAGCGCGGTACGTTGCGCCTCGAGCTGGCCAAGCTGAACGAGGAACAGTTCGAAGCGCCGGACCGCGCCATCGACATCTTGCGCGCCGTCCTCGACGAAGAACCGAGCCGCAGCGAGGCCGTCGTCGCGCTGAGCGAGCTCTACGAGAAGACCGAGCGCGACGAAGAGCTCGCAGACTTGCTCACCGCTCAGATCGCCGCGGCCGTGGAGCGGGGCGACGTGGACGCGGAGCTCACGTTCCGTGTTCGCCTCGGCGAGATCTACGATTCGCGGCTGTCGGATCGACCCAAGGCCATCGCCGCCTACCGCGAAGTACTCGAGCGCCAGGCCGACCATCGCGGCGCGCTGGAGGCTCTGGCTCGCTTGTACCAGGCCGACGAGAGCTACAAGGACGCGGCAGAGATCCTGGATCGCCTGCTGGCCATGAGCGAGGGCGAGGAGGCCGTTCGGCTGGCCCTCTCACTGGCGGACGCCCACGACAAGCTCGGCAATCCCGAAGCCACCGCCCGGGCGCTCGAGCGCGGCTTGGAGGTCGACGCCAAGAACGAAGCACTCCGCGACCGCCTTCGCGCGCTGTATCAGCAAACCTCCGCGTGGGAGAAGCTGGCGGAGCTGATAGCCCAAGATGCGGACTTTGCCGAGAGCGACGGCGACAAGATCGCGCTGTATCGTCGTGCGGCAGAGATCCACGAGGTCGAGCGAAAGGACCCCGCGAAGGCCGCGGAGCTGCTCGAGAAGGCGAGCGCCTTGGCTCCGGAGGATCGCGAGATCCTGCTGGCTCTGTGCGATGCCTACAGCGCTTCCGGGCGCGGCAAGGCCGCCGCGGAGGTGCTCGAGAAGATCGTCGAGAGCTACGGCGGCAAGCGCTCCAAGGAGCTGGGCGAGATCCATCGCCGGCTGGCGGACGCGTACCTCGCGGACGGCATGACGGAGAAGGCTCTCGAAGAGCTGGATCGCGCGTTCCGCATCGAGCCCGGCAACGTGCAGGTCCTGCGCAAGCTGGGCATGGTCGCCCTCGAGGCCGAGGACCTCAAGAAGGCCCAGCAAATGTTCCGCGCCCTGCTGCTGCAGAAGCTGGACGACTCGAGCCCCATCACCAAGGCCGAGGTATTCATGTACTTGGGCGACGTTCACGACAAGATGGGCGAGAAGTCCAAGGCCATCCAGATGCTCGAGCGCGCCGTGCAGAGCGACGACAAGCTCGAGCGCGCTGCCCAGCGTCTGGCTGAGCTCAAGGGCGGCTGA